A window from Ramlibacter pinisoli encodes these proteins:
- a CDS encoding response regulator produces MELRTFIVEDNATIRENLIGTLEELACIRALAWADTERDARAWLARPQVDWDLAIVDLFLKQGSGLGVLEACRGRRPEQRVVVLSNYATTEMRKRCSQLGADAVFDKSNEIDALIDYCMQQSEASRA; encoded by the coding sequence GTGGAACTGAGAACCTTCATCGTCGAGGACAACGCCACCATCCGCGAGAACCTCATCGGCACGCTCGAGGAGCTCGCCTGCATCCGGGCGCTGGCCTGGGCCGACACCGAGCGCGACGCCCGCGCCTGGCTGGCGCGGCCGCAGGTCGACTGGGACCTGGCCATCGTCGACCTCTTCCTCAAGCAGGGCAGCGGGCTGGGCGTGCTGGAGGCGTGCCGCGGGCGCCGCCCCGAACAGCGCGTGGTGGTGCTCTCCAACTACGCCACCACCGAGATGCGCAAGCGCTGCTCGCAGCTGGGCGCCGATGCGGTGTTCGACAAGTCCAACGAGATCGACGCGCTGATCGACTACTGCATGCAGCAGTCGGAAGCCTCGCGCGCCTGA
- a CDS encoding response regulator gives MIKVGIVDDHAIVRSGLKQFFSEQVDLRVVGEAASGREAIDLVRTTELDVLVMDLSMPGQSGIDALGMIRAKAPDVGILILSGYPEEHYAMNLIRQGASGYLNKECEPMEIVNAIRTIALGRRYISPAVAELLAQQLNRKEGGAPHEQLSEREFQVFLKLAKGETAGDIAKALSLSVKTVSTYRTRLMEKMSLASNSDLTYYALKNKLID, from the coding sequence ATGATCAAAGTCGGCATTGTGGATGACCATGCCATCGTTCGGTCGGGGCTCAAGCAGTTCTTCTCCGAGCAGGTGGACCTGCGGGTGGTGGGCGAGGCCGCCAGCGGCCGCGAGGCGATCGACCTGGTTCGCACCACGGAGCTCGACGTGCTTGTCATGGACCTGTCGATGCCCGGGCAGAGCGGCATCGATGCCCTCGGCATGATCCGCGCGAAGGCGCCGGACGTCGGCATCCTGATCCTCTCGGGTTATCCCGAGGAGCACTATGCGATGAACCTCATTCGCCAGGGTGCCAGCGGTTACCTCAACAAGGAATGCGAGCCGATGGAGATCGTCAACGCGATCCGCACCATCGCCCTCGGGCGCCGCTACATCTCCCCCGCGGTGGCGGAACTGCTCGCGCAGCAGCTCAATCGCAAGGAAGGCGGCGCGCCGCACGAGCAGCTGTCCGAGCGCGAGTTCCAGGTGTTCCTGAAACTGGCCAAGGGCGAGACGGCCGGCGACATCGCCAAGGCGCTGTCGCTGTCGGTCAAGACCGTCAGCACGTACCGCACGCGCCTGATGGAGAAGATGAGCCTGGCCTCCAACAGCGACCTGACCTACTACGCCCTGAAGAACAAGCTCATCGACTGA
- a CDS encoding CHASE3 domain-containing protein, which translates to MAIALVLAVLAACVLIGINEAGHGRSLSALNNMTRDFETRGSLNRLLQHVLDAETGSRGFLLTGDPRYLEPYDRAVAEIGQDLEALRRAYADSAEQAPVLGQLGRNVQRKLAEMDLSVRMRKQGNEDAWKFVLLTDVGKEQMDAIREQAGKLIGSTAARIDDSQSEVRRALTLSRAGIAVATLVALLAFWLSLRQSTALKLAGEQQQLALQQERDLLERQVRDRTASLAELATHLQQVREEERGHLARELHDELGALLTAAKLDVARLKSRLGEPPAEVGQRLQHLTETLNSGIALKRRIIEDLRPSSLSNLGLTASLEILAREFSERSGVEVASSLEPVDLDEASQLTVYRLVQESLTNIGKYAEARHAEIAVHAYTGHVEVMVRDDGKGFDTVKARRSTHGLAGMRHRVEAAGGRLTVSSAPGSGTRVVAVLPAQAQTA; encoded by the coding sequence ATGGCTATCGCCCTGGTGCTGGCCGTGCTGGCCGCCTGCGTCCTCATCGGCATCAACGAAGCCGGACACGGAAGATCGCTGAGCGCGCTCAACAACATGACGCGCGATTTCGAGACGCGCGGATCCCTCAACCGCTTGCTGCAGCACGTGCTGGATGCCGAAACCGGATCGCGCGGGTTCCTGCTCACCGGCGACCCACGATACCTCGAGCCATACGACCGGGCCGTCGCCGAGATCGGGCAGGACCTCGAGGCCCTGCGCAGGGCGTACGCCGACTCGGCCGAGCAGGCGCCGGTGCTGGGCCAGCTGGGCCGCAACGTGCAGCGCAAGCTGGCCGAGATGGACTTGTCGGTCCGCATGCGCAAACAGGGCAACGAGGATGCCTGGAAATTCGTGCTGCTCACCGACGTCGGCAAGGAACAGATGGACGCCATCCGCGAGCAGGCCGGCAAACTGATCGGCAGCACCGCCGCCCGCATCGACGACAGCCAGTCCGAGGTGCGCCGCGCCCTGACGCTCTCGCGCGCCGGCATTGCGGTCGCCACCCTGGTGGCCCTGCTGGCCTTCTGGCTGTCGCTGCGCCAGAGCACCGCGCTCAAGCTCGCCGGTGAGCAGCAGCAGCTCGCGCTTCAGCAGGAAAGGGACCTGCTGGAGCGGCAGGTGCGCGATCGCACCGCCTCGCTGGCCGAGCTGGCCACCCACCTGCAGCAGGTGCGCGAGGAGGAGCGCGGCCACCTGGCGCGCGAACTGCACGACGAGCTGGGCGCGCTGCTCACGGCGGCCAAGCTCGATGTGGCGCGCCTGAAGTCGCGCCTGGGCGAGCCGCCGGCGGAGGTGGGGCAGCGCCTGCAGCACCTCACCGAGACCCTCAACAGCGGTATCGCCCTCAAGCGCCGCATCATCGAGGACCTGCGGCCGTCCTCCCTCTCCAACCTGGGCCTCACCGCGTCGCTGGAGATCCTGGCGCGCGAGTTCTCCGAGCGGTCGGGCGTGGAAGTGGCTTCCTCGCTGGAGCCGGTCGACCTCGACGAGGCCAGCCAGCTCACCGTCTACCGGCTGGTGCAGGAGTCGCTCACCAACATCGGCAAGTACGCGGAAGCACGCCACGCCGAGATTGCGGTGCATGCGTACACCGGCCATGTGGAGGTCATGGTGCGCGACGACGGCAAGGGCTTCGATACCGTCAAGGCCCGGCGCTCCACGCACGGGCTGGCCGGCATGCGCCACCGGGTCGAGGCGGCCGGCGGGCGGCTCACCGTCAGCTCGGCACCGGGGTCCGGCACGCGCGTGGTGGCCGTGTTGCCGGCGCAGGCGCAGACCGCCTGA
- a CDS encoding zinc-binding metallopeptidase family protein: MRTFRCDHCGHPLFFENVQCLQCGSALAFLPHRLALCAIEPVAGQDGSWQRRTTAGRQAQHRYRLCQNHVDHQACNFAVPAEDPNPYCVSCRQTRVLPDLSVPDNVERWYRIEVAKRRLFYTLARLGLVEVMPQSGGRDGPVFEFMADMPGQMVMTGHANGVITLNVAEADDAERVKRRVEMREPYRTLLGHLRHESGHFYWDRLIEEGGRVEAFRQVFGDERADYSEALQRHYAAGGQPANWQQGFVSAYATSHPWEDWAETWAHYLHMVDLLETAASYNTRVEVPGAGGDEEVGDPFEGRERDFDRLVEQWVPVTLLLNSLSRSLGQGDAYPFALSPTSLDKLRFIHEVIYAPRAEPGAGADEADPTRARKGGEPGTGGAPQPAPAAR; encoded by the coding sequence ATGAGAACCTTCCGCTGCGACCACTGCGGCCATCCGCTGTTCTTCGAGAACGTCCAGTGCCTGCAGTGCGGCAGCGCGCTCGCGTTCCTGCCGCACCGGCTGGCGCTGTGCGCCATCGAGCCGGTCGCCGGGCAGGACGGCAGCTGGCAGCGCCGCACGACCGCCGGCCGGCAGGCGCAGCACCGCTACCGCCTGTGCCAGAACCACGTCGACCACCAGGCCTGCAACTTCGCGGTCCCGGCGGAAGACCCCAATCCCTATTGCGTCTCGTGCCGCCAGACGCGCGTCCTGCCGGACCTGTCGGTGCCGGACAACGTCGAGCGCTGGTACCGCATCGAGGTGGCCAAGCGCCGCCTGTTCTACACGCTGGCGCGCCTGGGGCTGGTCGAGGTCATGCCGCAAAGCGGCGGGCGCGACGGGCCCGTCTTCGAATTCATGGCCGACATGCCCGGCCAGATGGTCATGACCGGCCATGCCAACGGCGTGATCACGCTCAACGTCGCCGAGGCCGACGACGCCGAGCGCGTCAAGCGGCGGGTCGAGATGCGCGAGCCGTACCGCACGCTGCTGGGCCACCTGCGCCACGAGTCGGGCCACTTCTACTGGGACCGGCTGATCGAGGAAGGCGGCCGCGTCGAGGCATTCCGGCAAGTGTTCGGCGACGAGAGGGCGGACTACTCGGAAGCCCTGCAACGCCACTACGCCGCCGGCGGCCAGCCGGCCAACTGGCAGCAGGGCTTCGTCAGTGCCTACGCGACCTCCCACCCGTGGGAGGATTGGGCCGAGACCTGGGCCCACTACCTGCACATGGTCGACCTGCTGGAGACGGCGGCCTCCTACAACACCCGCGTCGAGGTGCCCGGCGCCGGCGGCGACGAAGAAGTGGGCGATCCGTTCGAAGGCCGTGAGCGCGACTTCGACCGGCTGGTCGAGCAATGGGTGCCCGTCACGCTGCTGCTCAACAGCCTCAGCCGCAGCTTGGGCCAGGGCGACGCCTACCCCTTCGCGCTGAGCCCGACGTCGCTCGACAAGCTGCGCTTCATCCATGAGGTGATCTACGCGCCGCGCGCCGAGCCCGGCGCCGGCGCCGACGAGGCCGACCCGACCCGGGCGAGGAAGGGCGGCGAGCCGGGCACCGGCGGCGCCCCGCAACCGGCCCCAGCCGCCCGCTGA
- a CDS encoding BON domain-containing protein: MQHARHTALVAASLAALLSVAGCGERIDDPTVGQKHDSAVERSGQATRSARQDARESAATARPKAGDTATTARDRTGEAADSTRSAAADTGTSVMGASRDTREQAYGTGAAGAERKPDDSKITSMVLKGLKADKELNPLRIDVDSREGVVTLSGSVPSAAAKARASEIARGVKDVRSVNDQLTLVSG; the protein is encoded by the coding sequence ATGCAGCATGCACGGCATACCGCCCTCGTCGCCGCCTCGCTGGCGGCGCTGCTGTCCGTGGCCGGTTGCGGCGAACGCATCGACGACCCGACGGTCGGCCAGAAACACGACTCGGCCGTGGAACGCAGCGGCCAGGCTACCCGCAGTGCCCGCCAGGATGCGCGCGAGAGCGCCGCGACGGCGCGCCCGAAGGCCGGCGACACCGCCACCACGGCCAGGGACAGGACGGGCGAAGCGGCCGACAGCACCCGCAGCGCGGCGGCCGACACCGGCACCAGCGTCATGGGGGCGTCGCGCGACACGCGCGAGCAGGCCTATGGCACCGGGGCCGCCGGTGCGGAGCGCAAGCCGGACGACAGCAAGATCACGTCCATGGTCCTCAAGGGCCTGAAGGCCGACAAGGAGCTCAATCCGCTGCGCATCGACGTCGATTCGCGCGAAGGCGTGGTCACGCTCAGCGGCTCGGTGCCGAGCGCGGCGGCCAAGGCGCGCGCCAGCGAGATCGCCCGCGGCGTCAAGGACGTCCGCTCGGTCAACGACCAGCTCACGCTGGTCTCGGGCTAG
- a CDS encoding AsmA family protein, translating into MRHAAGSPWSRTWVKVLAAFGVLILALLVLVTFFPWDMLRGPVNRYVSQKTGRHFEITKRLDVKVGGTTRVLMDGIEFANPDWAQDRYLIKADAAEVDVRLLPLLMRRRIELPLIRLTRPQLGLQQDADGRRTWALGSDTKDERNVPSIGALVVDQGTAHYVAHAQGADVRAEFAMDRRPGAGAAPAAPAEGTPANDPAMPLRFKAQGRWQDQPFTAQGRTGDVLYLSAPLQQPFPAEVQVAAGATSLRARGAVASLATLDGANVEFQLQGNNLAELYKLVGVVLPDTPRYTVAGQLSKQGESWRVRRIDGRLGHSDIAGELAYDHAGKVPSLTGQLKSRMLDFADLAPVIGMQDKPGAKEPPQPAATFTAKGTQIAAAPASSRKAKGKKEAKDPMRKVLPTATVDVSRLKTMNADVRIDAAKVVNAKGLPLDRMSTHVLLKDGVLVLDPLDLGIAGGRLTGQLRLDATAAPAAVQARLDGRSLDLSRLVPASQSLRNSVGKVQAQIDLKARGNSVAQLLGTSSGNVAMLMGRGEISNILLEIAGLDGGELIKFFVEGDQRVQTRCAAMAFDVDKGVMLSRALVMDTNDTVFTGHARVDFAREALAIYVKPAPKDHSILSVRSPLEIGGTFGAPRYGLDKTALGGRAAAALALGAINPLLALAATIETGPGEDIDCVATLRNVAAPRAEARVEQTAPPVAGSGGKTVDDPGKKMGAASAKR; encoded by the coding sequence ATGAGGCACGCCGCCGGGTCGCCCTGGTCCCGCACCTGGGTGAAGGTGCTGGCCGCGTTCGGCGTGCTCATCCTGGCGCTGCTGGTGCTGGTCACCTTCTTCCCCTGGGACATGCTGCGCGGGCCGGTGAACCGCTACGTCAGCCAGAAGACCGGCCGCCACTTCGAGATCACCAAGCGCCTGGACGTGAAGGTCGGCGGCACGACCCGGGTGCTGATGGACGGCATCGAGTTCGCCAACCCCGACTGGGCCCAGGACCGCTACCTCATCAAGGCCGATGCGGCCGAAGTCGACGTGCGCCTGCTGCCGCTGCTGATGCGGCGGCGGATCGAGCTGCCGCTGATCCGGCTCACCCGTCCCCAGCTCGGGCTGCAGCAGGACGCGGATGGGCGCCGCACCTGGGCGCTGGGCAGCGATACCAAGGACGAACGCAACGTGCCGTCGATCGGCGCGCTGGTGGTCGACCAGGGAACGGCGCACTACGTGGCGCATGCGCAGGGCGCCGACGTGCGGGCCGAGTTCGCGATGGACCGGCGGCCGGGTGCCGGCGCCGCCCCGGCCGCCCCGGCCGAAGGGACGCCGGCCAACGATCCAGCCATGCCACTGCGCTTCAAGGCCCAGGGCCGCTGGCAGGACCAGCCGTTCACGGCGCAGGGCCGCACGGGGGACGTGCTGTACCTGAGCGCACCGCTGCAGCAGCCGTTCCCGGCCGAAGTGCAGGTGGCCGCCGGCGCCACCAGCCTGCGCGCACGCGGCGCGGTCGCGAGCCTCGCCACCCTGGACGGCGCCAACGTCGAATTCCAGCTGCAGGGCAACAACCTCGCGGAGCTGTACAAGCTGGTGGGCGTCGTGCTGCCCGACACGCCGCGCTACACCGTGGCCGGGCAGCTGTCCAAGCAGGGTGAGTCCTGGCGCGTGCGCCGCATCGACGGCCGGCTCGGGCACTCCGACATCGCCGGAGAGCTCGCGTACGACCATGCGGGCAAGGTGCCGTCGCTGACCGGCCAGCTGAAATCGCGCATGCTGGATTTCGCGGACCTGGCGCCGGTGATCGGCATGCAGGACAAGCCCGGCGCGAAGGAGCCTCCCCAGCCGGCCGCCACGTTCACCGCCAAGGGCACCCAGATCGCGGCTGCGCCCGCCTCCTCGCGCAAGGCCAAGGGCAAGAAGGAGGCGAAGGACCCGATGCGCAAGGTGCTGCCGACTGCGACGGTCGACGTCAGCCGGCTCAAGACCATGAATGCCGACGTGCGGATCGACGCCGCCAAGGTGGTCAACGCCAAGGGCCTGCCGCTGGACCGCATGAGCACCCATGTGCTGCTGAAGGACGGCGTGCTGGTGCTCGACCCGCTGGACCTGGGCATCGCGGGTGGCCGCCTGACCGGACAGCTGCGCCTGGACGCGACGGCTGCCCCGGCGGCCGTGCAGGCCCGCCTCGATGGGCGGTCGCTGGACCTGAGCCGGCTGGTGCCGGCCTCCCAGTCGCTGCGCAACAGCGTCGGCAAGGTGCAGGCGCAGATCGACCTGAAGGCGCGCGGCAATTCGGTCGCACAGCTGCTCGGCACCTCGTCGGGCAATGTCGCGATGCTGATGGGCCGGGGCGAGATCAGCAACATCCTGCTGGAGATCGCCGGCCTGGACGGCGGCGAGCTGATCAAGTTCTTCGTCGAGGGCGACCAGCGGGTGCAGACGCGCTGCGCCGCCATGGCGTTCGACGTCGACAAGGGCGTGATGCTCTCGCGCGCGCTGGTGATGGACACCAACGACACCGTGTTCACCGGCCACGCCCGCGTCGACTTCGCGCGCGAGGCACTGGCCATCTACGTCAAGCCAGCGCCCAAGGACCACAGCATCCTGAGCGTGCGTTCGCCGCTGGAGATCGGCGGCACGTTCGGCGCACCCCGGTACGGGCTGGACAAGACCGCCCTGGGCGGACGCGCCGCGGCCGCCCTCGCGCTGGGCGCGATCAACCCGCTGCTGGCGCTGGCGGCCACCATCGAGACCGGACCCGGCGAGGACATCGACTGCGTGGCCACCCTGCGCAACGTGGCGGCGCCGCGGGCCGAGGCGCGCGTGGAGCAGACCGCGCCGCCGGTCGCCGGGTCGGGCGGCAAGACCGTCGACGATCCGGGCAAGAAGATGGGCGCGGCTTCCGCGAAGCGCTGA
- a CDS encoding BON domain-containing protein, with protein MIQTRILAAAVLAVATLAGTGCAVTRGQESAGSYIDDTTTTTAVKTKFVEDKTVDASSIKVETLNGTVQLSGFAKSSAEKTQAEYLARNTKGVRTVKNDIVVRP; from the coding sequence ATGATCCAAACCCGCATCCTCGCCGCCGCCGTCCTGGCAGTGGCCACCCTCGCCGGCACCGGCTGCGCGGTCACGCGCGGCCAGGAAAGCGCCGGCTCGTACATCGACGACACCACGACCACCACGGCGGTGAAGACCAAGTTCGTCGAGGACAAGACCGTTGACGCGTCGTCCATCAAGGTCGAGACCCTGAACGGCACGGTGCAGCTGTCCGGCTTCGCCAAGTCCAGCGCCGAGAAGACCCAGGCCGAATACCTGGCCCGTAACACCAAGGGCGTGCGCACGGTCAAGAACGACATCGTCGTGCGTCCCTGA